The following proteins are co-located in the Salvelinus fontinalis isolate EN_2023a chromosome 41, ASM2944872v1, whole genome shotgun sequence genome:
- the LOC129840418 gene encoding protein Shroom2-like isoform X3 produces the protein MHIRKNRFKGRNEPVSRPHSWHSSKFTEDHPEPPESHIEPPPPPVWQVKHEVSASTKDLSSCGDHDSNLRQLTSQFSSVGSMERVEHPSHPYPPGCLSPSRYHRSAEPLSGGGGSGGKSESAFSCLSSTSPPPEPALALTNTAVTEGGVFYKGVQTQTSEVGRQGEQRHSRYLQLPQGDGGSESPRTVPEEQPGSRYSSSVSGRSHIGPVWHVPERRKVAAPPSPPPPPLRSDSFAATKVYPAYTEGTGAPPHGQMKAQERGVDKLAEAPENSSYRGRGNHISHDGNGPDPWCNYNPPPHKKDFLHLNIVAGAPDYNHNQLSNPNKLFSLSSQDVRQSQSPFACLPNHQWQYSDESTFYLQTRSTPHPPKPQSVGSYYHSLQELPTNRRNHVSSSTTSLSTSTIDQNYDGGGHIRYYCITTKQPGQPETRVRQSKSEVWMADMELAKGSNDRGSTSSSHKTNKVKYHPQPPYANSKERNGNVKPANVLLYEHTASNSLSSSGKPTTEERERRSEGQRPSTEAQLRSSYSPSPPKDHKAAPVREEDPWVSQENHKISSQKTPMLHSLAQESRSLVEKIPPATAPPPNGGGDASLAIQEALMDNTATGKLARRSDRYATTLRNEIQLKRAQLQKSRSAATLTCTSETEEPEEETDPGGWKSTSSDSSFSSSYKDHLKEAQARVLQATSFRRRDLEPPGSGSEAQLTKPNSHIVSRIGGRKRFPLNKRVHSFSEPDKINKLGVEGEGEHPVGTARSFVDRRKFFEMADKPSFCRPISTIHKSGQQSSSTTSSTLEHGEGKARGRAHSGETEEGWRAGLASETSSDHHPDPLSPAGRPALLEQQRLGTFTEYQVTWNMQRKASDTKTQGRYHSADNILDQGTEETPVCVHERSRSSPSQDFYTQKIPVPWRDSDENLDHRQDQQGGSYTTRGPSESREQPAQLDHFPQPPQPSIPRLTDTEPHSSRDVATPLPLPHPSDHRYKCDSADPAHNLPAYPSNHTLNSVSAQPPPTPAPKPQNTGLIMPHWPLLGLETPSTTSSTYRLSSQEFLPVPCTHQADPVDPSSSSSCSPHGTELDPAPNQACSLGSTQLPSPSPGRTAGLDTEEGAADSTLEPPSSSSSHSPLFSYQPASLTVPSSGGTSFPSPQFAPQRLTDQPPVSVSMQDEAQNRPENRTNTVMEMSSVGKKVPVKIVHAESTTERESRQYLLHSERNGAPGVSEGPDLPLPLQTSLPSPEPQPYSLFRAYTPYIRHGPQSPPRNPTLTVAPEEALSPGRSQKSNSEEDVKREELARDIMDKDKSLVDILDQSKMKTTMDLMGGIFPQGEQILDGGHQRRKVSPKQGLPPRGMDDRREEGGMSAATGSLVTSSTYYSTSAPKAELLNKMKDMQEDELEELEQDSEDELDIDLASKKQELIDSLSKKLQVLREARGSLQEDVHDNNSLGDEVEAMVQKVCKPNELDKFRMFVGDLDKVVSLLLSLSGRLARVENALNSLEEDTTPEEKRTLSEKRKLLIRQHEDAKELKENLDRRERLVYSIMAAHLRHESLADYQHFVKMKSALIIEQRKLDDKIKLGEEQLKCLLDSLLLEQRLLF, from the exons ATGCATATCAGGAAGAATCGCTTCAAGGG GAGGAATGAACCAGTCTCCCGGCCCCATTCATGGCACTCCTCCAAGTTCACAGAGGACCACCCCGAACCCCCAGAGAGTCACATAgagcctccacctccacctgtgtGGCAGGTCAAACATGAAGTCAG TGCATCCACAAAAGACCTTTCCAGCTGCGGGGACCACGACTCGAATCTACGCCAGTTAACCAGCCAGTTCAGCTCCGTGGGGAGTATGGAGAGAGTAGAGCATCCCTCACACCCCTACCCACCAGGATGCCTCTCCCCCAGCAGGTACCACCGCAGTGCTGAGCCTCTCTCTGGTGGTGGAGGGTCTGGTGGGAAGAGCGAATCAGCCTTCAGTTGCCTGTCCTCTACCAGCCCTCCCCCGGAGCCTGCTCTGGCCCTCACCAACACTGCGGTGACTGAGGGCGGCGTGTTCTATAAGGGGGTCCAGACTCAGACCAGTGAGGTCGGAAGGCAGGGTGAGCAGCGCCACAGCCGGTACCTCCAGCTGCCCCAGGGGGACGGAGGCTCAGAGAGCCCCAGGACAGTCCCAGAGGAGCAGCCTGGCTCCCGCTACTCCAGCTCAGTCTCTGGCAGATCGCACATAGGCCCTGTGTGGCACGTCCCAGAGAGGAGGAAGGTAGcagcccccccctctcctcctcctcctcccttgcgCAGTGACAGCTTTGCTGCCACCAAGGTGTACCCTGCCTACACAGAGGGCACTGGAGCTCCACCACATGGCCAGATGAAGGCCCAGGAACGAGGGGTGGACAAGCTGGCTGAGGCCCCAGAGAACAGCAGCTACAGAGGACGGGGCAACCATATCTCTCACGATGGGAATGGGCCAGACCCCTGGTGCAATTACAACCCTCCACCTCACAAGAAAGACTTCCTCCACCTAAACATAGTAGCAGGAGCACCTGACTACAACCACAACCAGCTCAGCAACCCAAACAAACTGTTCTCGCTGTCTAGCCAGGACGTGAGACAGAGTCAGTCTCCCTTCGCTTGCCTGCCCAATCACCAGTGGCAGTACAGCGACGAAAGCACTTTCTACCTGCAGACCAGATCCACCCCACATCCACCGAAGCCGCAGAGCGTCGGTAGCTACTACCACAGCCTCCAGGAGCTCCCTACCAACCGCAGGAACCACGTGAGCTCCTCCACCACGTCCCTGTCCACCTCGACCATCGACCAGAACTATGACGGCGGAGGACACATCAGGTACTACTGCATCACAACCAAGCAGCCAGGCCAGCCAGAGACTCGTGTTAGACAGAGCAAATCAGAGGTCTGGATGGCTGACATGGAGCTAGCTAAGGGCTCCAACGACAGGGGTTCCACAAGTTCCTCCCACAAGACCAACAAGGTAAAGTATCATCCTCAGCCGCCTTACGCCAACAGCAAGGAGCGGAACGGAAATGTCAAACCGGCCAACGTTCTGCTTTACGAGCACACAGCCTCTAATTCCTTATCCTCATCTGGTAAACCTAccactgaggagagggagaggaggagtgagggcCAGAGACCTTCTACAGAGGCCCAGCTTAGAAGCTCTTACTCTCCCAGTCCGCCCAAGGACCACAAGGCGGCACCGGTGAGAGAAGAAGACCCTTGGGTCTCTCAGGAGAACCATAAGATCTCTTCTCAAAAGACACCCATGCTCCATAGTCTGGCTCAGGAGAGTAGGAGCCTGGTGGAGAAGATTCCCCCTGCTACGGCACCACCACCCAATGGCGGGGGAGACGCCAGCCTCGCCATACAGGAGGCTTTAATGGACAACACGGCAACGGGCAAACTGGCGAGACGCAGCGACCGATACGCCACCACCCTCCGCAACGAGATCCAGCTAAAGAGGGCCCAGCTGCAGAAAAGCCGGAGCGCTGCCACGCTGACCTGCACCAGCGAAACGGAGGAgccagaggaggagacagacccGGGGGGGTGGAAGTCCACCTCCTCCGACAGCTCCTTTTCCTCATCCTACAAGGACCACCTCAAGGAGGCTCAGGCTAGGGTCCTCCAGGCCACGTCCTTTAGGAGGAGAGACCTAGAACCTCCCGGGTCAGGGTCGGAGGCTCAGTTAACCAAACCCAACTCACACATAGTTTCCCGCATTGGCGGCCGCAAGCGTTTCCCTCTGAACAAGAGGGTCCACTCGTTCTCCGAGCCAGACAAGATAAACAAGCTGGgagtggagggtgagggagaacaTCCTGTTGGAACAGCACGGTCGTTTGTAGACCGGCGGAAGTTCTTTGAAATGGCTGATAAACCTTCCTTCTGCAGACCCATCTCAACCATCCACAAGTCAGGCCAGCAGAGCTCCAGCACCACCTCCAGCACTTTGGAGCACGGAGAGGGCAAGGCCAGAGGGAGAGCCCACTCAGGAGAAACTGAGGAGGGCTGGAGGGCAGGCCTGGCCAGTGAGACCTCCAGTGACCACCACCCAGACCCCCTCAGCCCCGCAGGCAGACCGGCCCTACTGGAGCAGCAGAGGCTGGGGACCTTCACTGAGTACCAGGTCACCTGGAACATGCAGAGGAAGGCTTCAGACACAAAGACCCAGGGGAGGTACCACTCTGCTGACAACATCCTGGACCAGGGAACAGAGGAGACGCCTGTCTGTGTCCATGAGAGGTCCAGATCGTCTCCCTCACAAGACTTCTACACACAG AAGATCCCTGTGCCATGGAGAGACTCTGATGAAAATCTGGATCACAGACAGGACCAGCAAGGAGGCAGTTACACCACCAG AGGGCCGAGCGAGAGCCGAGAGCAGCCAGCCCAGCTCGACCACTTCCCACAGCCTCCACAACCGTCTATTCCAAGACTGACCGACACAGAGCCACACAGCAGCAGAGACGTggccacccccctccctctccctcacccctctgACCACAGATACAAATGTGACTCTGCGGACCCCGCCCACAACCTCCCCGCGTACCCCTCCAACCACACCCTCAACTCTGTGTCTGCGCAACCACCTCCAACGCCCGCTCCCAAGCCCCAGAATACAGGCCTCATCATGCCACATTGGCCTCTCCTAGGCCTGGAAACCCCCTCAACCACATCCTCCACCTACAGACTGTCATCCCAGGAATTCCTGCCTGTCCCTTGCACCCATCAGGCTGACCCAGTAGATCCATCATCCAGCAGCAGCTGCTCCCCCCATGGCACAGAGCTGGATCCTGCCCCAAACCAAGCCTGCTCCTTGGGCTCCACCCAgctcccctctccatcccctgGGAGAACCGCTGGACTGGACACGGAGGAGGGAGCAGCTGATTCAACACTAgagccaccctcctcctcctcttcccactCTCCTTTATTCTCCTACCAGCCTGCCAGTCTGACGGTTCCCTCCTCAGGTGGGACTAGTTTTCCCTCTCCTCAGTTTGCTCCACAGAGGCTGACGGACCAgccccctgtctctgtgtctatgcaGGATGAAGCCCAGAACAG GCCAGAGAACAGGACAAACACTGTGATGGAGATGAGCAGTGTAGGGAAGAAGGTCCCTGTGAAGATCGTCCATGCTGAGAGcaccacagagagggagagccgCCAGTACCTGCTGCACAGTGAGAGAAATGGGGCCCCTGGAGTTTCAGAGGGGCCCGACCTTCCCCTGCCCTTACAGACCAGCCTGCCCTCCCCTGAGCCGCAGCCCTACTCCCTGTTCCGTGCCTACACCCCCTACATACGCCATGGGCCCCAGAGTCCCCCCAGGAACCCAACCCTCACTGTAGCCCCAGAAGAGGCCCTGTCCCCTGGGCGGTCTCAGAAGAGTAACTCGGAGGAGGATGTGAAGAGAGAGGAGCTGGCCAGAGACATCATGGACAAGGATAAGTCCCTGGTGGACATCTTGGACCAGAGTAAGATGAAGACCACCATGGATCTGATGGGGGGGATCTTCCCCCAGGGGGAGCAGATCTTGGATGGGGGGCACCAGAGGAGGAAAGTCTCCCCCAAACAGGGATTGCCGCCCAGGGGCATGGATGACAG gagagaggaggggggcatgTCTGCTGCCACAGGGTCCCTGGTGACCAGCTCCACCTACTACAGTACATCTGCCCCCAAGGCTGAGCTCCTCAACAAGATGAAGGACATGCAGGAGGACGAGCTGGAGGAGCTGGAGCAAGACTCAGAGGACGAACTGGACATCGACCTGGCCAGCAAGAAG CAAGAGCTGATTGACAGCCTGAGTAAGAAGCTGCAGGTGCTGCGCGAGGCCAGGGGGAGCCTTCAGGAGGACGTCCACGATAACAACTCTCTGGGGGACGAGGTGGAGGCCATGGTGCAGAAGGTCTGCAAGCCCAACGAGCTGGACAAGTTCAGGATGTTCGTGGGAGATCTGGACAAGGTGGTCAGTTTGCTGCTCTCCCTGTCTGGCCGACTGGCCAGGGTGGAGAACGCTCTCAACAGTCTGGAGGAAGACACCACACCAGAAGAGAAG cgCACCCTGTCAGAGAAGAGGAAGCTGTTGATCAGACAACACGAAGACGCCAAAGAGCTCAAGGAGAACCTTGACCGGCGGGAGCGCTTGGTTTACAGCATCATGGCTGCTCACCTCCGCCACGAGAGCCTGGCAGACTACCAGCACTTTGTCAAGATGAAGTCAGCCCTCATCATCGAGCAGCGCAAGCTGGACGACAAGATCAAACTGGGAGAGGAGCAGCTGAAATGTCTGCTGGATAGTTTATTGTTGGagcagaggctgctgttctga